The following are from one region of the Vibrio hyugaensis genome:
- the envZ gene encoding two-component system sensor histidine kinase EnvZ, whose translation MRIRSSFTQSILLFISLLLASQVFSYYAVFNYALMPSLQQFNKILAHELNLVLDEDGLLKSDAPLRHQLLENLGVTVHSVDSEMMNEFNHAMSIDLMSEEMSQELGSPTEVRLLLGSESYILWMRIDQLPNSIIRIPLSELQEEDFAPLFRNSLIMALLIIAGGWLFIRLQNRPLIALEKAAKGVGRGEIPPPLPEKGASEIRSVTRAFNQMSKGIQELEEDRALLMAGISHDLRTPLTRIRLATEMMSPEDSYLAEGIISDTEECNEIISQFMDYLKPVNKESFEQVDINTITSDVATSEGGYEVEIETDLNPTMPTAKGSPIAIKRAVSNLVVNALRYGNGWVKISTGVTADKQLVWVCVEDNGPGIEQSQIARLFEPFTRGDTARGSEGTGLGLAIVKRIVSQHSGSVVVRNRSEGGLSAQISFPTK comes from the coding sequence ATGCGAATCCGAAGTTCATTTACACAATCCATTTTACTGTTCATTTCTTTGCTTCTCGCTAGCCAAGTCTTTTCTTACTACGCCGTTTTTAATTACGCGTTGATGCCAAGTTTGCAACAGTTCAACAAAATTCTTGCTCATGAATTGAATTTGGTTCTTGATGAAGATGGTTTACTCAAGTCTGATGCACCTCTGCGTCACCAATTACTAGAAAATCTTGGAGTAACAGTACATAGCGTTGATAGCGAGATGATGAATGAGTTCAATCATGCGATGTCGATTGACTTGATGTCAGAAGAAATGTCGCAAGAGCTTGGCTCACCAACGGAAGTTCGTTTGCTACTTGGCAGTGAGAGCTACATTCTGTGGATGCGCATCGATCAGTTGCCGAACTCCATCATTCGTATTCCACTTTCTGAACTGCAAGAAGAAGATTTTGCTCCGCTGTTTCGCAATAGCTTAATCATGGCGCTTCTGATCATTGCTGGTGGTTGGCTATTTATCCGTTTGCAGAACCGACCTTTGATTGCGCTAGAAAAAGCCGCGAAAGGAGTAGGTCGAGGTGAAATTCCGCCGCCATTGCCAGAGAAGGGGGCTTCAGAAATCCGCTCTGTCACTCGCGCATTCAACCAGATGTCGAAAGGCATTCAAGAACTGGAAGAAGACCGCGCGCTATTAATGGCGGGTATCAGTCACGACTTACGTACGCCATTGACGCGTATTCGTCTTGCGACAGAAATGATGTCGCCAGAAGACAGTTACTTAGCTGAAGGCATCATCAGTGATACTGAAGAGTGTAACGAGATCATTAGCCAGTTCATGGACTACCTCAAGCCAGTAAATAAAGAGTCGTTTGAGCAGGTGGACATCAATACCATCACCAGTGATGTTGCAACGTCGGAAGGGGGTTATGAAGTCGAAATTGAAACTGACCTCAACCCTACGATGCCAACCGCGAAAGGCAGTCCAATCGCGATTAAACGCGCGGTGAGTAACCTTGTGGTTAATGCTCTACGATACGGCAATGGCTGGGTGAAAATCAGTACGGGCGTCACCGCCGACAAACAGTTAGTGTGGGTGTGCGTTGAAGACAATGGTCCGGGTATCGAGCAATCGCAAATCGCACGCTTGTTTGAACCTTTTACTCGTGGTGATACTGCACGTGGCAGTGAAGGGACAGGCTTGGGTTTGGCCATTGTTAAACGTATCGTCAGTCAACACTCTGGCTCGGTTGTGGTACGTAACCGCAGTGAAGGCGGGCTAAGCGCGCAAATCAGTTTCCCAACCAAGTAA
- the ompR gene encoding two-component system response regulator OmpR, with protein MQENHKILVVDDDARLRALLERYLSEQGFQVRSVANGEQMDRLLTRENFHLMVLDLMLPGEDGLSICRRLRHANNMLPILMLTAKGDEVDRIVGLEVGADDYLPKPFNPRELLARIKAVLRRQTVELPGAPSTEEKVVEFGDFRLNLGTREMFRGEEAMPLTSGEFAVLKALVTNAREPMSRDKLMNMARGREYSAMERSIDVQISRLRRMLEDDPSKPRYIQTVWGLGYVFVPDGKEA; from the coding sequence ATGCAGGAAAATCATAAAATATTAGTGGTTGATGACGATGCTCGTTTGCGTGCTCTTTTGGAGCGTTACCTTTCTGAGCAAGGTTTTCAGGTGAGAAGTGTCGCTAACGGCGAGCAGATGGATCGTCTTCTGACCCGTGAAAACTTCCACCTTATGGTGCTGGATTTAATGTTGCCGGGCGAAGATGGCTTATCGATTTGTCGTCGTTTACGTCATGCCAACAACATGCTACCTATCCTAATGCTTACGGCGAAAGGCGATGAAGTTGATCGTATTGTTGGTCTAGAAGTGGGAGCAGACGATTACTTACCAAAACCGTTTAACCCGCGTGAACTGCTGGCTCGAATTAAAGCAGTACTTCGCCGCCAAACGGTTGAACTACCTGGTGCGCCAAGCACGGAAGAGAAAGTCGTTGAGTTTGGTGACTTCCGTCTGAACCTAGGAACGCGCGAAATGTTCCGTGGTGAAGAGGCGATGCCACTGACTTCAGGTGAGTTTGCGGTGCTGAAAGCACTTGTGACTAACGCTCGTGAGCCGATGTCACGTGATAAGCTGATGAACATGGCCCGTGGTCGTGAATACTCGGCAATGGAGCGTTCTATCGACGTTCAAATTTCGCGTCTACGCCGCATGCTTGAGGATGATCCAAGCAAGCCGCGCTACATCCAGACGGTGTGGGGTTTAGGCTACGTGTTCGTTCCAGACGGTAAAGAAGCGTAA
- the greB gene encoding transcription elongation factor GreB, whose product MKTNLITREGYNRLKTELDFLWREDRPEVTKKVTWAASLGDRSENADYQYNKKRLREIDRRVRYLRKRLEQVKVVDYSPQQEGKVFFGAWVEIENEAGDVKHFRIVGPDEIYGDAKGYISIDSPMARALLKKEVDDEFAVRTPEGYKEWFINSIRYQAEEN is encoded by the coding sequence ATGAAAACCAATTTAATTACCCGTGAAGGCTACAATCGCCTAAAAACAGAACTCGACTTTCTTTGGAGAGAAGATCGCCCAGAGGTCACTAAAAAAGTGACTTGGGCCGCGAGCCTCGGTGATCGCAGTGAAAATGCAGATTATCAGTACAACAAAAAACGTTTGCGTGAAATTGACCGTCGCGTCAGATACTTACGCAAACGCCTAGAGCAAGTCAAAGTGGTGGATTACTCACCTCAACAAGAAGGCAAAGTGTTCTTTGGTGCTTGGGTAGAAATTGAGAATGAAGCGGGCGATGTGAAGCATTTTCGCATTGTGGGTCCCGATGAGATCTATGGCGACGCAAAAGGCTATATCTCGATTGATTCCCCAATGGCTCGCGCGCTACTAAAAAAAGAAGTCGATGACGAATTCGCAGTAAGAACGCCGGAAGGTTACAAAGAATGGTTTATTAACAGCATTCGCTACCAAGCCGAAGAAAATTGA
- a CDS encoding RimK/LysX family protein, whose product MMKKMSLALSGALLATPLAWSQTLSATTQDPIYQLDDKLVLGRVESVYYGDIPELSGVPFIGKIDTGADTTSMNAENIHVSSSNPEYKKLKDDKLMWAIIDDLGGTKANWDADSFKPYQVKVSFTLHHPYKGKDIKITDDLERISAIRSRTSEKPILRPTVKMPMTIAGHTVDTVVNLTKRTQFSAPILIGKTYLDNNAWVFAGYDYLQEQPKAQMIGKKETVEVEGVPYKISISTTSRYTNVHALNIKVDEKKKQVSFTLEGENGKRHPMTLPLVRMLKTSKSERPLVYLPVKVSETETQQWLVYLRDRSGFSSQIRLGKDVASQHFVIDTDKENLLGGVEKSFKNALKSKPLVISPEESVNIDGHVLAAYPTFAVKTPLLRVDGFELTEKDRKEVVTFYLPTTEGKEEKITKPVLKKLKVGDSVRPVVEGEFLFGDEEKTIEFAVDVLEKDDQEQPFFVFGHNMAKGGVLLNTRADHLLDAKPLFKAGHIEVAEVEGMSFPVKLDTGADVSSINAKNIKQFKKDGKDMVSFTYENDSGMKKEFTKPVVDVMRIKAKKGEKANVRPVVEMHVKLGELEKKIRVNLQDRSRFHYSMILGKNFLKHGAIVASDTNYIVTDKPDYEE is encoded by the coding sequence ATGATGAAGAAAATGTCTTTGGCGCTTTCTGGTGCCTTATTAGCGACGCCGCTTGCTTGGTCGCAAACTCTCTCCGCGACCACTCAAGATCCCATCTATCAACTTGATGACAAACTGGTCTTAGGCCGTGTTGAAAGTGTTTACTACGGTGATATTCCTGAACTAAGTGGCGTGCCGTTTATCGGTAAAATCGACACAGGTGCCGACACCACATCAATGAATGCGGAAAATATCCACGTCAGTAGCTCGAACCCAGAATATAAAAAACTCAAAGACGATAAGTTGATGTGGGCGATTATTGATGATCTTGGTGGAACCAAAGCAAATTGGGATGCCGATAGTTTTAAGCCGTATCAAGTAAAAGTGAGCTTTACTCTTCATCATCCGTACAAAGGCAAAGATATTAAAATCACTGATGATCTAGAACGTATTAGCGCGATTCGCAGCCGCACCAGCGAAAAGCCGATTTTGCGTCCAACGGTGAAGATGCCGATGACCATTGCAGGACACACGGTTGATACCGTGGTGAACCTCACTAAGCGTACTCAATTTTCTGCACCCATTTTGATTGGTAAGACATACCTTGATAACAATGCATGGGTGTTTGCTGGCTACGATTATCTTCAAGAGCAACCTAAAGCCCAGATGATTGGTAAAAAAGAAACGGTTGAAGTCGAAGGTGTGCCATACAAAATTAGCATCTCAACCACCAGTCGTTACACCAATGTGCATGCTTTGAACATCAAAGTGGACGAGAAGAAAAAACAGGTTTCCTTCACCTTAGAAGGTGAAAACGGTAAACGTCATCCAATGACTCTGCCATTAGTGCGTATGCTGAAAACAAGTAAAAGCGAGCGCCCTTTGGTTTATTTACCTGTCAAAGTGAGCGAAACCGAAACTCAGCAATGGTTGGTGTACCTACGTGACCGCAGTGGTTTCAGCTCGCAAATTCGCCTTGGCAAAGATGTCGCGAGTCAACATTTTGTAATTGATACCGATAAAGAAAACTTACTAGGTGGTGTGGAGAAATCCTTCAAAAATGCGCTTAAGTCGAAACCATTGGTTATCTCACCAGAAGAATCGGTAAACATAGACGGCCACGTGCTGGCAGCTTACCCGACGTTTGCTGTTAAGACCCCACTTTTGCGTGTTGATGGCTTCGAGCTTACAGAAAAAGATAGAAAAGAAGTGGTGACTTTCTACTTACCAACAACTGAAGGTAAGGAAGAAAAAATCACGAAGCCTGTTTTGAAAAAGCTAAAAGTGGGTGATTCAGTTCGTCCTGTCGTGGAAGGCGAGTTCTTGTTTGGCGATGAGGAAAAAACTATCGAGTTTGCGGTTGATGTGTTGGAGAAAGATGACCAAGAGCAACCATTCTTTGTCTTTGGCCACAACATGGCAAAAGGTGGTGTGCTTCTGAATACTCGTGCGGATCATTTGTTGGATGCAAAACCGCTGTTTAAAGCTGGTCACATTGAAGTTGCTGAAGTGGAAGGTATGTCATTCCCTGTGAAGTTGGATACAGGTGCGGATGTGAGCTCGATTAATGCCAAGAACATCAAACAGTTCAAGAAAGATGGCAAAGACATGGTGAGTTTCACCTACGAGAACGACAGTGGTATGAAGAAGGAATTTACCAAGCCAGTTGTCGACGTGATGCGCATTAAAGCCAAGAAAGGCGAGAAGGCCAACGTGCGCCCTGTAGTGGAAATGCACGTCAAGTTGGGAGAGTTAGAGAAGAAGATTCGCGTTAACCTGCAAGACCGCAGCCGCTTCCATTACAGCATGATTCTGGGTAAGAACTTCTTGAAGCACGGTGCGATCGTTGCCAGCGACACCAACTACATTGTGACCGACAAGCCTGACTACGAAGAGTAA
- a CDS encoding Tex family protein, protein MSQAICRMIAQELNVRPEQVNAAVTLIDDGNTVPFIARYRKEVTGGLDDTQLRTLDSRLSYLRELDDRRQTILKSIQEQGKLTPELEQEITQADSKTRLEDLYLPYKPKRRTKGQIAIEAGLEPLADQLWNHPQTEPESEASKYLDADKGVADTKAALDGARAIIMERIAEDANLLEKIRAHLNRNAEMGARVVEGKEQEGEKFKDYFNHNEPLSKVPSHRALAMLRGRNEGFLTLAMNADPEQEEGARQSYCETIIADHYGVTLSSAPADTWRKQVISWAWRIKVSMHMETELMGAMKERAEIEAIEVFATNLKDLLMAAPAGPRATLGLDPGLRTGSKIAIVDPTGKVLATETIYPHPPQKQYDKSAQIVDQLVRKYNVDLIAIGNGTASRETDSFVADVIKRGNLKVQKIIVSEAGASVYSASELAAKEFPNMDVSLRGAVSIARRLQDPLAELVKIDPKSIGVGQYQHDVSQSMLAKRLDAIVEDCVNAVGVDVNTASAALLTRVAGLSSTIAQNIVDFRDENGRFEARTTLKKVPRLGPKAFEQCAGFLRIMDGKNPLDASAVHPEAYPVVKAISEKNNKDIKALIGDSNFLKGLHAVDYTDDNFGVPTITDIIKELDKPGRDPRPEFKTATFAEGVNSVSDLEPGMILEGVVSNVANFGAFVDIGVHQDGLVHISALTDRYVSDPREVVKAGDIVKVKVMEVDVQRKRIGLSMRLNDEPGQDNRSQRSSAAPRRNDQPQRRQPRRDDSSSNSAMGGAFAAAFAKAKK, encoded by the coding sequence ATGAGCCAAGCTATCTGTCGCATGATTGCTCAAGAGCTGAATGTTCGCCCTGAGCAAGTCAATGCCGCTGTAACCCTTATCGATGACGGGAACACAGTCCCATTTATTGCACGTTACCGTAAAGAGGTGACGGGCGGTCTTGATGATACCCAACTGCGTACTCTAGACAGCCGTCTGTCTTACCTTCGTGAGTTAGACGATCGCCGTCAAACCATCCTGAAGTCGATTCAAGAGCAAGGCAAACTTACGCCAGAGCTAGAACAAGAAATCACTCAGGCAGACAGCAAGACTCGTCTTGAAGACTTGTACCTACCTTACAAACCAAAGCGTCGCACCAAAGGTCAGATCGCGATTGAAGCAGGTCTTGAGCCACTCGCAGACCAGCTTTGGAATCATCCGCAAACTGAGCCAGAAAGCGAAGCAAGCAAATACCTTGATGCAGACAAAGGCGTGGCAGACACCAAAGCCGCACTGGATGGCGCTCGCGCAATCATTATGGAGCGCATCGCTGAAGACGCGAATCTTCTAGAGAAAATCCGCGCTCATCTAAACCGCAATGCGGAAATGGGTGCTCGCGTCGTAGAAGGCAAAGAGCAAGAAGGTGAGAAGTTTAAAGACTACTTTAACCACAACGAGCCACTAAGCAAAGTACCATCGCACCGCGCACTGGCGATGCTACGCGGTCGTAACGAGGGCTTCCTGACATTGGCGATGAATGCCGATCCGGAACAGGAAGAAGGCGCTCGTCAGTCTTATTGCGAAACGATTATTGCTGACCACTACGGTGTGACACTCAGCAGCGCACCAGCCGATACATGGCGTAAACAAGTGATCAGTTGGGCATGGCGTATCAAAGTATCGATGCACATGGAAACCGAGCTAATGGGTGCAATGAAAGAACGTGCTGAAATCGAAGCGATTGAAGTATTTGCGACTAACCTAAAAGACTTGTTGATGGCTGCGCCGGCAGGTCCTCGTGCGACACTTGGTCTCGATCCGGGTCTGCGTACAGGCTCGAAGATCGCTATTGTCGATCCGACTGGTAAAGTGCTTGCAACCGAAACCATCTACCCTCACCCACCACAAAAGCAATACGACAAATCAGCGCAAATCGTTGATCAGTTGGTGCGCAAGTACAACGTGGATTTGATCGCAATAGGCAACGGCACGGCTTCACGTGAAACCGACAGCTTTGTCGCAGACGTCATCAAACGTGGCAACCTGAAAGTTCAGAAAATCATCGTAAGTGAAGCGGGTGCATCGGTGTACTCAGCATCTGAGCTTGCAGCGAAAGAATTCCCGAATATGGACGTATCTCTGCGTGGTGCGGTGTCGATTGCTCGTCGCCTACAAGACCCACTGGCTGAGCTAGTGAAAATCGATCCTAAATCAATTGGTGTAGGTCAATACCAGCACGATGTTAGCCAATCGATGCTAGCAAAACGCCTAGATGCGATTGTGGAAGACTGTGTAAACGCGGTCGGTGTTGATGTAAACACCGCCTCTGCAGCACTACTGACGCGCGTAGCGGGCTTGTCGAGCACCATCGCGCAGAACATTGTCGACTTCCGCGATGAAAACGGTCGCTTCGAAGCTCGTACAACCTTGAAGAAAGTACCTCGCTTGGGCCCTAAGGCATTCGAGCAGTGTGCAGGCTTCCTACGAATCATGGATGGCAAGAACCCTCTTGATGCGTCTGCGGTTCACCCAGAAGCATACCCTGTGGTAAAAGCGATCTCTGAGAAGAACAACAAAGACATCAAAGCATTGATTGGGGATTCAAACTTCCTTAAAGGTCTGCATGCTGTGGATTACACCGACGATAACTTCGGTGTTCCAACCATTACAGACATCATCAAAGAGCTGGATAAACCGGGTCGTGACCCGCGTCCAGAATTCAAGACAGCGACGTTTGCAGAAGGCGTAAACTCAGTATCTGACTTGGAGCCGGGCATGATTCTAGAAGGCGTGGTATCGAACGTAGCCAACTTCGGTGCTTTCGTTGATATTGGCGTTCACCAAGATGGTCTAGTACACATCTCAGCACTGACAGATCGTTATGTATCTGACCCACGTGAAGTGGTAAAAGCGGGCGACATCGTTAAAGTAAAAGTGATGGAAGTTGACGTGCAGCGCAAGCGTATTGGTTTATCGATGCGTTTGAACGACGAGCCGGGTCAAGACAACCGCAGCCAACGCTCATCAGCAGCACCGCGTCGTAATGACCAACCGCAACGTCGTCAGCCTCGCCGTGATGACTCGTCATCTAACAGCGCAATGGGTGGTGCTTTTGCAGCGGCGTTTGCTAAAGCGAAAAAGTAA
- the bioH gene encoding pimeloyl-ACP methyl ester esterase BioH: MSTNLHWQSFGQGPDLVLLHGWGMNGAVWQQTVESLQPYFRVHVVDLPGYGHSAESHAEDLAKIAELVLQDAPEKAVWLGWSLGGLVATHIALNAPQRVSKLITVASSPKFAAERPWRGIQPNVLTAFTEQLLEDFSVTIERFMALQAMGSPSARKDVKQLKQAVLSRPQPNPDSLLVGLNILADVDLRDALASLSMPMLRLYGRLDGLVPIKVASDLSEQLPTTQQFVFNQSSHAPFMTEHDAFCLQVREFAA; the protein is encoded by the coding sequence ATGAGCACGAATTTACACTGGCAGTCATTTGGTCAAGGACCGGATTTGGTGTTGCTTCATGGTTGGGGCATGAATGGTGCGGTATGGCAGCAGACGGTCGAGTCTCTTCAACCTTATTTCCGAGTTCATGTGGTTGACCTTCCGGGGTACGGGCATAGCGCAGAATCTCACGCCGAAGACTTAGCAAAAATCGCTGAGCTTGTTCTGCAAGACGCGCCAGAAAAAGCTGTCTGGCTTGGCTGGTCATTAGGTGGCTTGGTGGCAACCCACATTGCACTTAATGCTCCGCAGCGTGTGAGCAAGTTAATCACGGTAGCCAGTTCCCCCAAATTTGCTGCTGAACGTCCTTGGCGTGGCATTCAACCTAACGTGTTAACCGCATTCACCGAACAATTGCTGGAAGACTTCTCTGTCACTATTGAGCGCTTTATGGCGCTGCAAGCGATGGGCAGCCCGTCTGCGCGCAAAGACGTTAAACAACTCAAGCAAGCTGTACTATCGCGTCCGCAGCCAAACCCTGATTCATTGTTGGTTGGTTTGAATATTCTTGCCGATGTGGATCTGCGCGATGCTTTGGCCTCTCTTTCGATGCCGATGCTGCGCCTTTATGGTCGACTTGATGGTTTAGTGCCAATCAAAGTGGCAAGTGACTTGAGTGAGCAGTTGCCAACTACTCAGCAGTTTGTTTTCAACCAATCCTCTCATGCGCCGTTCATGACCGAACATGACGCGTTTTGTCTCCAAGTGCGAGAATTTGCTGCTTAA